The Aptenodytes patagonicus chromosome 25, bAptPat1.pri.cur, whole genome shotgun sequence genome window below encodes:
- the MIER2 gene encoding mesoderm induction early response protein 2 isoform X2, which yields MGSADHRLNLAEILSQNYGVREEREEEDDTQEKQKSLEELEKSFSASQSSEMPFEELLALYGYEASDPISEQDSESNDITPNLPDMTLDKEQIAKDLLSGEEEEETQSSADDLTPSVTSHDASDLFPNQPGSNNFLADEDKEPCSSPCASSMAEDSEEDSIPSNECKKEIMVGPQYQATVPILHLNRHGEKAYENEDQLLWDPNILPEREVEEFLYRAVKRQWDELSSSSLPEGEMVKDNEQALYELVKCNFNAEEALRRLRFNVKVIRDELCAWSEEECRNFEHGFRVHGKNFHLIQANKVRTRSVGECVEYYYMWKKSERYDYFTQQTRLGRKKDYTDNDLDGGEVENTSRSRSSPPIPSATSCLDSHFGQDQIAIESTEPLSVESTACSLGSMSESGQGYECSTPSETNCSFDPTEEMSSGTISASCTRHTVNPSESGLYALPPAGPGLAEKQETLQSSGETITMDFTLPADINEGLPLIAGPVDLDRDPEAVVAPAQVSLSVTDFGLIGIGDVNSFLTAHQACPAPVARSEPLSQ from the exons ATGGGCTCAGCTGATCATCGACTGAACCTAGCAGAGATCCTTTCACAGAACTACGGTGTAcgggaagaaagggaggaagaagatgatACTCAGGAGAAGCAGAAATCTTTAGAAGAGCTGGAGAAGAGTTTCAGTGCTTCTCAG AGCAGTGAAATGCCATTTGAGGAGCTGCTTGCACTTTATGGCTATGAGGCATCTGATCCCATCTCGGAGCAGGACAGTGAGAGCAATGATATTACTCCAAATCTCCCAGATATGACTCTGGATAAG GAACAAATAGCGAAGGATTTGCTTtcaggggaagaagaggaggagacacAGTCTTCAGCTGATGATCTGACTCCATCCGTCACATCCCACGATGCATCGGACCTATTCCCAAACCAGCCTGGCT CAAACAACTTCCTTGCTGATGAAGACAAAGAGCCCTGTTCATCTCCGTGTGCTTCCTCCATGGCTGAGGATTCAGAGGAGGATTCCATCCCATCCAATGAGTGTAAGAAG GAGATCATGGTTGGACCTCAGTACCAAGCCACTGTTCCCATCCTCCACTTAAACAGGCATGGTGAAAAAG CCTATGAGAATGAAGATCAGCTGCTTTGGGACCCAAACATACTCCCCGAGAGAGAGGTTGAAGAGTTCCTATACCGTGCAGTGAAGCGGCAATGGGATGAGCTGTCTAGCAGCAGCCTGCCAGAAGGAGAGATGGTGAAGGACAATGAACAG GCTTTGTATGAACTGGTTAAATGCAACTTCAATGCAGAAGAGGCACTGCGGAGGTTACGGTTCAATGTGAAGGTTATCAGAG ATGAGCTTTGTGCCTGGAGTGAGGAAGAATGTAGAAATTTTGAACATGGCTTCAGGGTCCATGGGAAAAACTTTCATCTTATCCAAGCAAACAAG GTCCGCACCCGGTCAGTGGGCGAGTGTGTGGAGTATTACTACATGTGGAAAAAATCAGAGCGCTATGACTACTTCACTCAGCAGACTCGTTTAGGAAGGAAGAA GGATTACACCGACAATGACTTGGATGGGGGTGAAGTAGAAAACACCAGTCGTTCTCGGAGCTCCCCACCAATTCCCTCTGCAACTAGCTGCCTGGATTCTCACTTTGGTCAAGATCAGATAGCAATAGAGAGCACAg AGCCCCTGAGTGTGGagagcacagcctgcagcctgggcAGCATGAGTGAATCGGGGCAGGGCTATGAGTGCAGTACTCCTTCGGAGACAAATTGTTCCTTCGACCCCACGGAGGAGATGTCCTCAGGCACCATCTCAGCTTCCTGCACACGACACACTGTCAACCCCTCAGAATCGGGGCTCTATGCTTTGCCGCCGGCAGGACCAGGACTAGCAGAGAAGCAGGAGACGTTGCAGAGCTCTGGTGAGACGATAACCATGGACTTCACTCTCCCTGCAGACATTAACGAGGGTTTGCCTTTAATTGCTGGCCCTGTGGATTTGGACAGAGACCCAGAGGCAGTGGTGGCCCCTGCGCAAGTGTCCTTATCGGTCACAGATTTTGGCCTCATTGGCATTGGAGATGTAAATAGTTTTCTGACTGCTCATCAGGCTTGCCCAGCACCTGTGGCTCGGTCAGAGCCTTTGTCACAGTGA
- the PLPP2 gene encoding phospholipid phosphatase 2 isoform X1, which produces MERRKVFVVLDVLCLAVASLPFVILTLVNSPYKRGFYCNDDSIRYPYKADTITHGLMAGVTITCTVAIISSGEAYLVYTERLYSKSEFNNYLAALYKVVGTFLFGGAISQSLTDLAKYMIGRLRPNFLAVCNPDWSKVNCSIYVQLENVCQGESRNVTESRLSFYSGHSSFGMYCMMFLALYVQARLVGKWARLLRPTIQFFLIAFAIYVGYTRVSDYKHHWSDVLAGLLQGALIAVLIVRYVSDFFKHRPPRQCDEKDPERKPSLPLTMSDPDRNHYSYRGTP; this is translated from the exons ATGGAGCGCAGGAAGGTCTTCGTGGTGCTCGACGTGCTCTGCCTGGCGGTCG CATCTCTTCCCTTCGTCATCCTGACGCTGGTGAACTCCCCATACAAGCGAGGCTTCTACTGCAACGATGATTCCATCCGCTACCCCTACAAGGCGGACACCATCACCCATGGCCTCATGGCTGGGGTCACCATCACCTGCACTGTTGCCATT ATCTCGTCAGGGGAGGCGTATCTGGTCTACACGGAGCGCCTCTACTCCAAGTCAGAGTTCAACAACTACCTGGCTGCCCTCTACAAGGTGGTGGGGACCTTCCTCTTTGGGGGGGCCATCAGCCAGTCCCTGACTGACCTGGCCAAATACATGATCGGCCGTCTCCGGCCGAACTTCCTGGCCGTCTGCAATCCTGACTGGTCCAAGGTGAACTGCTCCATCTACGTGCAGCTGGAGAACGTCTGCCAGGGGGAGAGCAGGAACGTCACTGAGTCCAG ACTGTCCTTCTATTCTGGGCACTCCTCCTTTGGGATGTACTGCATGATGTTCCTGGCG CTCTACGTGCAAGCCCGGCTGGTGGGGAAGTGGGCCCGGCTGCTGCGCCCCAccatccagttcttcctcatCGCCTTCGCCATCTACGTGGGCTACACCAGGGTGTCTGACTACAAGCACCACTGGAGTGATGTGCTGGCGGGGCTGCTCCAAGGGGCTCTCATTGCCGTCCTCATC GTCCGCTATGTCTCTGACTTCTTCAAGCACCGGCCCCCGCGGCAGTGCGATGAGAAGGACCCAGAGCGCAAGCCCAGCCTGCCGCTCACCATGAGCGACCCCGACCGCAATCACTACAGCTACCGGGGTACCCCATGA
- the PLPP2 gene encoding phospholipid phosphatase 2 isoform X2, with protein sequence MAGVTITCTVAIISSGEAYLVYTERLYSKSEFNNYLAALYKVVGTFLFGGAISQSLTDLAKYMIGRLRPNFLAVCNPDWSKVNCSIYVQLENVCQGESRNVTESRLSFYSGHSSFGMYCMMFLALYVQARLVGKWARLLRPTIQFFLIAFAIYVGYTRVSDYKHHWSDVLAGLLQGALIAVLIVRYVSDFFKHRPPRQCDEKDPERKPSLPLTMSDPDRNHYSYRGTP encoded by the exons ATGGCTGGGGTCACCATCACCTGCACTGTTGCCATT ATCTCGTCAGGGGAGGCGTATCTGGTCTACACGGAGCGCCTCTACTCCAAGTCAGAGTTCAACAACTACCTGGCTGCCCTCTACAAGGTGGTGGGGACCTTCCTCTTTGGGGGGGCCATCAGCCAGTCCCTGACTGACCTGGCCAAATACATGATCGGCCGTCTCCGGCCGAACTTCCTGGCCGTCTGCAATCCTGACTGGTCCAAGGTGAACTGCTCCATCTACGTGCAGCTGGAGAACGTCTGCCAGGGGGAGAGCAGGAACGTCACTGAGTCCAG ACTGTCCTTCTATTCTGGGCACTCCTCCTTTGGGATGTACTGCATGATGTTCCTGGCG CTCTACGTGCAAGCCCGGCTGGTGGGGAAGTGGGCCCGGCTGCTGCGCCCCAccatccagttcttcctcatCGCCTTCGCCATCTACGTGGGCTACACCAGGGTGTCTGACTACAAGCACCACTGGAGTGATGTGCTGGCGGGGCTGCTCCAAGGGGCTCTCATTGCCGTCCTCATC GTCCGCTATGTCTCTGACTTCTTCAAGCACCGGCCCCCGCGGCAGTGCGATGAGAAGGACCCAGAGCGCAAGCCCAGCCTGCCGCTCACCATGAGCGACCCCGACCGCAATCACTACAGCTACCGGGGTACCCCATGA
- the MIER2 gene encoding mesoderm induction early response protein 2 isoform X1: MGSADHRLNLAEILSQNYGVREEREEEDDTQEKQKSLEELEKSFSASQSSEMPFEELLALYGYEASDPISEQDSESNDITPNLPDMTLDKEQIAKDLLSGEEEEETQSSADDLTPSVTSHDASDLFPNQPGSNNFLADEDKEPCSSPCASSMAEDSEEDSIPSNECKKEIMVGPQYQATVPILHLNRHGEKAYENEDQLLWDPNILPEREVEEFLYRAVKRQWDELSSSSLPEGEMVKDNEQALYELVKCNFNAEEALRRLRFNVKVIRDELCAWSEEECRNFEHGFRVHGKNFHLIQANKVRTRSVGECVEYYYMWKKSERYDYFTQQTRLGRKKYVLHPGATDYTDNDLDGGEVENTSRSRSSPPIPSATSCLDSHFGQDQIAIESTEPLSVESTACSLGSMSESGQGYECSTPSETNCSFDPTEEMSSGTISASCTRHTVNPSESGLYALPPAGPGLAEKQETLQSSGETITMDFTLPADINEGLPLIAGPVDLDRDPEAVVAPAQVSLSVTDFGLIGIGDVNSFLTAHQACPAPVARSEPLSQ; encoded by the exons ATGGGCTCAGCTGATCATCGACTGAACCTAGCAGAGATCCTTTCACAGAACTACGGTGTAcgggaagaaagggaggaagaagatgatACTCAGGAGAAGCAGAAATCTTTAGAAGAGCTGGAGAAGAGTTTCAGTGCTTCTCAG AGCAGTGAAATGCCATTTGAGGAGCTGCTTGCACTTTATGGCTATGAGGCATCTGATCCCATCTCGGAGCAGGACAGTGAGAGCAATGATATTACTCCAAATCTCCCAGATATGACTCTGGATAAG GAACAAATAGCGAAGGATTTGCTTtcaggggaagaagaggaggagacacAGTCTTCAGCTGATGATCTGACTCCATCCGTCACATCCCACGATGCATCGGACCTATTCCCAAACCAGCCTGGCT CAAACAACTTCCTTGCTGATGAAGACAAAGAGCCCTGTTCATCTCCGTGTGCTTCCTCCATGGCTGAGGATTCAGAGGAGGATTCCATCCCATCCAATGAGTGTAAGAAG GAGATCATGGTTGGACCTCAGTACCAAGCCACTGTTCCCATCCTCCACTTAAACAGGCATGGTGAAAAAG CCTATGAGAATGAAGATCAGCTGCTTTGGGACCCAAACATACTCCCCGAGAGAGAGGTTGAAGAGTTCCTATACCGTGCAGTGAAGCGGCAATGGGATGAGCTGTCTAGCAGCAGCCTGCCAGAAGGAGAGATGGTGAAGGACAATGAACAG GCTTTGTATGAACTGGTTAAATGCAACTTCAATGCAGAAGAGGCACTGCGGAGGTTACGGTTCAATGTGAAGGTTATCAGAG ATGAGCTTTGTGCCTGGAGTGAGGAAGAATGTAGAAATTTTGAACATGGCTTCAGGGTCCATGGGAAAAACTTTCATCTTATCCAAGCAAACAAG GTCCGCACCCGGTCAGTGGGCGAGTGTGTGGAGTATTACTACATGTGGAAAAAATCAGAGCGCTATGACTACTTCACTCAGCAGACTCGTTTAGGAAGGAAGAAGTACGTCCTCCACCCTGGAGCCAC GGATTACACCGACAATGACTTGGATGGGGGTGAAGTAGAAAACACCAGTCGTTCTCGGAGCTCCCCACCAATTCCCTCTGCAACTAGCTGCCTGGATTCTCACTTTGGTCAAGATCAGATAGCAATAGAGAGCACAg AGCCCCTGAGTGTGGagagcacagcctgcagcctgggcAGCATGAGTGAATCGGGGCAGGGCTATGAGTGCAGTACTCCTTCGGAGACAAATTGTTCCTTCGACCCCACGGAGGAGATGTCCTCAGGCACCATCTCAGCTTCCTGCACACGACACACTGTCAACCCCTCAGAATCGGGGCTCTATGCTTTGCCGCCGGCAGGACCAGGACTAGCAGAGAAGCAGGAGACGTTGCAGAGCTCTGGTGAGACGATAACCATGGACTTCACTCTCCCTGCAGACATTAACGAGGGTTTGCCTTTAATTGCTGGCCCTGTGGATTTGGACAGAGACCCAGAGGCAGTGGTGGCCCCTGCGCAAGTGTCCTTATCGGTCACAGATTTTGGCCTCATTGGCATTGGAGATGTAAATAGTTTTCTGACTGCTCATCAGGCTTGCCCAGCACCTGTGGCTCGGTCAGAGCCTTTGTCACAGTGA
- the MIER2 gene encoding mesoderm induction early response protein 2 isoform X3, translated as MGSADHRLNLAEILSQNYGVREEREEEDDTQEKQKSLEELEKSFSASQLVLYLVIVPFLMKLCPPLAQSSEMPFEELLALYGYEASDPISEQDSESNDITPNLPDMTLDKEQIAKDLLSGEEEEETQSSADDLTPSVTSHDASDLFPNQPGSNNFLADEDKEPCSSPCASSMAEDSEEDSIPSNECKKEIMVGPQYQATVPILHLNRHGEKAYENEDQLLWDPNILPEREVEEFLYRAVKRQWDELSSSSLPEGEMVKDNEQALYELVKCNFNAEEALRRLRFNVKVIRDELCAWSEEECRNFEHGFRVHGKNFHLIQANKVRTRSVGECVEYYYMWKKSERYDYFTQQTRLGRKKYVLHPGATDYTDNDLDGGEVENTSRSRSSPPIPSATSCLDSHFGQDQIAIESTEPLSVESTACSLGSMSESGQGYECSTPSETNCSFDPTEEMSSGTISASCTRHTVNPSESGLYALPPAGPGLAEKQETLQSSGETITMDFTLPADINEGLPLIAGPVDLDRDPEAVVAPAQVSLSVTDFGLIGIGDVNSFLTAHQACPAPVARSEPLSQ; from the exons ATGGGCTCAGCTGATCATCGACTGAACCTAGCAGAGATCCTTTCACAGAACTACGGTGTAcgggaagaaagggaggaagaagatgatACTCAGGAGAAGCAGAAATCTTTAGAAGAGCTGGAGAAGAGTTTCAGTGCTTCTCAG CTGGTGTTGTACTTGGTGATTGTTCCATTCCTGATGAAGCTTTGTCCTCCTCTCGCTCAGAGCAGTGAAATGCCATTTGAGGAGCTGCTTGCACTTTATGGCTATGAGGCATCTGATCCCATCTCGGAGCAGGACAGTGAGAGCAATGATATTACTCCAAATCTCCCAGATATGACTCTGGATAAG GAACAAATAGCGAAGGATTTGCTTtcaggggaagaagaggaggagacacAGTCTTCAGCTGATGATCTGACTCCATCCGTCACATCCCACGATGCATCGGACCTATTCCCAAACCAGCCTGGCT CAAACAACTTCCTTGCTGATGAAGACAAAGAGCCCTGTTCATCTCCGTGTGCTTCCTCCATGGCTGAGGATTCAGAGGAGGATTCCATCCCATCCAATGAGTGTAAGAAG GAGATCATGGTTGGACCTCAGTACCAAGCCACTGTTCCCATCCTCCACTTAAACAGGCATGGTGAAAAAG CCTATGAGAATGAAGATCAGCTGCTTTGGGACCCAAACATACTCCCCGAGAGAGAGGTTGAAGAGTTCCTATACCGTGCAGTGAAGCGGCAATGGGATGAGCTGTCTAGCAGCAGCCTGCCAGAAGGAGAGATGGTGAAGGACAATGAACAG GCTTTGTATGAACTGGTTAAATGCAACTTCAATGCAGAAGAGGCACTGCGGAGGTTACGGTTCAATGTGAAGGTTATCAGAG ATGAGCTTTGTGCCTGGAGTGAGGAAGAATGTAGAAATTTTGAACATGGCTTCAGGGTCCATGGGAAAAACTTTCATCTTATCCAAGCAAACAAG GTCCGCACCCGGTCAGTGGGCGAGTGTGTGGAGTATTACTACATGTGGAAAAAATCAGAGCGCTATGACTACTTCACTCAGCAGACTCGTTTAGGAAGGAAGAAGTACGTCCTCCACCCTGGAGCCAC GGATTACACCGACAATGACTTGGATGGGGGTGAAGTAGAAAACACCAGTCGTTCTCGGAGCTCCCCACCAATTCCCTCTGCAACTAGCTGCCTGGATTCTCACTTTGGTCAAGATCAGATAGCAATAGAGAGCACAg AGCCCCTGAGTGTGGagagcacagcctgcagcctgggcAGCATGAGTGAATCGGGGCAGGGCTATGAGTGCAGTACTCCTTCGGAGACAAATTGTTCCTTCGACCCCACGGAGGAGATGTCCTCAGGCACCATCTCAGCTTCCTGCACACGACACACTGTCAACCCCTCAGAATCGGGGCTCTATGCTTTGCCGCCGGCAGGACCAGGACTAGCAGAGAAGCAGGAGACGTTGCAGAGCTCTGGTGAGACGATAACCATGGACTTCACTCTCCCTGCAGACATTAACGAGGGTTTGCCTTTAATTGCTGGCCCTGTGGATTTGGACAGAGACCCAGAGGCAGTGGTGGCCCCTGCGCAAGTGTCCTTATCGGTCACAGATTTTGGCCTCATTGGCATTGGAGATGTAAATAGTTTTCTGACTGCTCATCAGGCTTGCCCAGCACCTGTGGCTCGGTCAGAGCCTTTGTCACAGTGA